A region of Micromonospora chokoriensis DNA encodes the following proteins:
- a CDS encoding DUF4442 domain-containing protein produces the protein MTIDSRQVAAGMLQAVPFARTLGLEFVEVAPEAAGGVRAVVRLPDSSATHNHIGGPHAGAMFSLGETASGAVVMAAFGQLLDRAVPLAVRADIAYRKLAMGAVLATARLGRPALEVIEELESGQRPEFPVEVEITTEDGKPTSAMTVIWTLRPN, from the coding sequence ATGACCATCGACTCCCGCCAGGTGGCCGCCGGCATGCTGCAAGCGGTGCCCTTCGCCCGTACGCTCGGCCTCGAGTTCGTCGAGGTGGCACCCGAGGCGGCGGGCGGGGTACGAGCAGTCGTCCGGCTGCCCGACTCGTCAGCCACCCACAACCACATCGGCGGTCCCCACGCCGGTGCCATGTTCAGTCTCGGTGAGACAGCCTCCGGCGCGGTCGTGATGGCCGCGTTCGGGCAGCTGCTCGACCGGGCCGTGCCGCTCGCCGTCCGGGCCGACATCGCCTACCGCAAGCTCGCCATGGGCGCGGTGTTGGCCACCGCGCGCCTGGGCCGGCCGGCGCTTGAGGTGATCGAGGAACTGGAGTCCGGCCAGCGGCCGGAGTTCCCCGTGGAGGTGGAGATCACGACCGAGGACGGCAAGCCGACCTCAGCGATGACCGTGATCTGGACGCTACGGCCGAACTGA
- a CDS encoding C39 family peptidase has translation MNPIVQKSGLSVAGLLVAGGCALGPAVAAQAAPAAPAQTSTSQTQRSAERILGVDYQAQPNFYYCGPAATRIALSAQGKALSQDEVAKLLGTTEAGTPSALDTTRVLNELTGGKYRTTEIRDSVARPDQVEQLRRDVLAAVDAGRPVVANIKGTTVDTDGNPHSYEGGHYLTLVGYRDGGDTIRVADPADPVLGEYWVSLPKVANWIAERGYSS, from the coding sequence ATGAATCCGATCGTCCAGAAGAGCGGTCTGTCCGTTGCCGGCCTGCTGGTCGCCGGCGGCTGCGCCCTCGGCCCGGCGGTAGCCGCCCAGGCCGCCCCGGCCGCTCCGGCACAGACGTCGACGAGTCAGACCCAGCGGTCCGCTGAGCGGATCCTCGGCGTCGACTACCAGGCCCAGCCCAACTTCTACTACTGCGGCCCGGCCGCGACCCGGATCGCGCTGTCCGCCCAGGGCAAGGCGCTCTCCCAGGACGAGGTGGCCAAGCTGCTCGGCACCACCGAGGCGGGCACCCCCTCGGCCCTGGACACCACCCGGGTGCTGAACGAGCTGACCGGTGGCAAGTACCGGACCACCGAGATCCGTGACTCCGTCGCCCGGCCCGACCAGGTCGAGCAGTTGCGTCGGGACGTCCTGGCGGCGGTGGACGCCGGCCGGCCGGTGGTGGCCAACATCAAGGGCACGACCGTCGACACCGACGGCAACCCGCACTCGTACGAGGGCGGCCACTACCTGACCCTCGTCGGCTACCGGGACGGTGGCGACACCATCCGGGTCGCCGACCCGGCCGACCCGGTCTTGGGCGAGTACTGGGTCAGCCTGCCGAAGGTCGCCAACTGGATCGCCGAGCGCGGCTACTCCTCCTGA
- a CDS encoding AI-2E family transporter — protein MAAEEPGTTTGDSGPRQTWAALPWLVRTAVVWSACLVVIVVGLYLLGKIAVLLAPLAIALAATVFLTALLDPVLLLLRRLRLPAALAALCTVLLLLGILVGVGALVWNLTASQFDQLSQELTQGVERSRDFVTSTLPVSEAQLDQLVSQVREGLSGSSPDPVSGARTATEVFGSALLALVLLFFLLKDGRSMWHWVLARVSGANQSVAAEAGRAGWQTLGAYSRGTMLIAAIDAIGIGLALVVLRVPLALPLALITFLGGFVPIIGATVAGAVAVLVALAANGPTTALLTLAAVIAVQQIEGNLLEPLVMKRQVRLHPAVILVAVTAGTLIAGIAGAFVSVPITAVLWRVIDTVQQRRSVSALVPTE, from the coding sequence ATGGCGGCAGAGGAACCCGGAACCACGACCGGCGACTCCGGCCCACGGCAGACTTGGGCGGCGCTGCCCTGGCTGGTCCGGACCGCGGTCGTGTGGAGCGCCTGCCTGGTGGTGATCGTCGTCGGGCTGTACCTGCTGGGCAAGATCGCCGTTCTGCTGGCGCCGCTGGCCATCGCGCTGGCCGCCACCGTCTTCCTCACCGCGCTGCTCGACCCGGTGCTGCTCCTGTTGCGTCGGCTGCGTCTGCCGGCGGCACTGGCCGCGCTGTGCACGGTGCTGTTGCTGCTCGGCATCCTGGTCGGTGTCGGTGCGCTGGTGTGGAACCTGACCGCGAGCCAGTTCGACCAGCTCAGCCAGGAGTTGACGCAGGGCGTCGAGCGCAGCCGGGACTTCGTGACGTCGACGCTGCCGGTCAGCGAAGCGCAGTTGGACCAGCTGGTCAGCCAGGTCCGGGAGGGGTTGAGCGGCAGCTCGCCGGACCCGGTGTCGGGTGCCCGGACGGCCACCGAGGTGTTCGGTTCCGCGCTGCTCGCCCTGGTGCTGCTCTTCTTCCTGCTGAAGGACGGCCGTTCGATGTGGCACTGGGTGCTGGCGCGGGTGTCCGGCGCGAACCAGAGTGTCGCGGCCGAGGCCGGCCGGGCCGGTTGGCAGACGTTGGGCGCGTACAGCCGGGGCACCATGCTGATCGCCGCGATCGACGCGATCGGCATCGGCCTGGCCCTGGTGGTGCTGCGGGTGCCACTCGCCCTGCCGCTGGCACTGATCACTTTCCTCGGCGGTTTCGTGCCGATCATCGGGGCGACGGTGGCCGGCGCGGTGGCGGTGCTGGTGGCCCTGGCCGCGAACGGCCCCACCACCGCACTGCTCACTCTCGCCGCGGTGATCGCGGTGCAGCAGATCGAGGGCAACCTGCTGGAACCACTGGTCATGAAGAGGCAGGTACGACTGCACCCGGCGGTGATCCTGGTGGCGGTCACCGCCGGCACGCTGATCGCGGGGATCGCTGGCGCCTTCGTCAGCGTCCCGATCACCGCCGTCCTCTGGCGCGTCATCGACACCGTCCAGCAGCGCCGGTCCGTCTCGGCCCTCGTGCCGACGGAGTGA
- a CDS encoding pyridoxamine 5'-phosphate oxidase family protein, with protein MAGGHRLDSHDERVVAFCAERHLATLTTLRADGTPHVVPVGVTLDPVAGLARVITSGTSRKARQVAAAGPAGAAVAVCHVDGRRWLTIEGRAVVRSDRASVVEAERRYAERYRTPRPNPERVVIEITVTGLLGSL; from the coding sequence ATGGCGGGCGGTCATCGGCTGGACTCACACGACGAGCGGGTTGTCGCGTTCTGCGCGGAACGTCACCTTGCCACGCTGACCACTCTGCGGGCCGACGGCACCCCGCACGTCGTACCGGTCGGGGTGACCCTCGACCCGGTGGCCGGACTGGCCCGGGTCATCACCTCCGGCACGTCCCGCAAGGCCCGCCAGGTGGCCGCTGCGGGGCCGGCGGGAGCGGCGGTGGCGGTCTGCCACGTGGATGGCCGCCGTTGGCTGACCATCGAGGGCCGAGCGGTGGTGCGGTCGGACCGGGCCTCCGTGGTGGAGGCGGAACGCCGCTACGCCGAGCGGTATCGGACCCCCCGTCCGAATCCCGAGCGGGTGGTCATCGAGATCACTGTGACCGGGCTGCTGGGGAGCCTCTGA
- a CDS encoding FUSC family protein: MADDRPPADRDRSRLDEAAERSGQAVERVRHRSGQAGRIRARQWEITLVISIQAGLAAAIAALLAKNLLGPGSHVFAPAAAVGTIATAIGQRARRTFELLGGVSLGIVIGDTLRYLLGSGPWQTGVVVALAIAAALLVAGKGGALVGQAGGTAVLIATLAPMDRGLELPRIFDALVGGAVGLVVVALLLPINPMRVLDRAAAPIFEVLCDQLGELAQALRERDGDGTLRVLGRLRGSESDVGRLHDALSGAEEVVTIAPARWHRRQQFHRYARSADQLERLLLDSRALARWSTTALQYGEPIPSELPDAIDRLGRSVAEMRRECRSGANPEGTRRLIEECAELAGSAGVSGVGSFGESLVTGLRTAASDLLRACGYEPDDANRIVRRSVGAGQTKVHPPARRTLRRLRPARSTRARRRAHLASRARNESRAGLPTGGRPAR, from the coding sequence ATGGCCGACGACCGCCCACCCGCCGACCGCGATCGGTCGCGTCTCGACGAGGCTGCCGAGCGGAGCGGTCAGGCAGTCGAACGGGTGCGGCACCGGAGCGGTCAGGCGGGTCGGATCCGGGCCCGGCAGTGGGAGATCACCCTGGTGATCTCCATCCAGGCCGGGCTCGCCGCCGCGATCGCCGCTCTGCTCGCCAAGAATCTGCTCGGCCCCGGATCGCACGTCTTCGCCCCGGCCGCCGCCGTCGGAACGATCGCCACCGCCATCGGGCAGCGGGCCCGACGCACCTTCGAACTGCTGGGTGGCGTGTCGCTGGGCATCGTCATCGGGGACACCCTGCGGTACCTGCTCGGTTCGGGTCCCTGGCAGACCGGCGTGGTCGTCGCGTTGGCCATCGCCGCCGCGTTGCTGGTGGCCGGCAAGGGTGGCGCGCTGGTCGGTCAGGCCGGCGGTACCGCGGTGCTGATCGCCACGCTGGCCCCGATGGACCGTGGTCTGGAGTTGCCCCGGATCTTCGACGCGCTCGTCGGCGGAGCGGTCGGTCTGGTGGTGGTCGCGCTGCTGCTGCCGATCAACCCGATGCGGGTGCTGGACCGGGCCGCGGCACCGATCTTCGAGGTGCTCTGCGACCAACTCGGCGAGCTGGCGCAGGCTCTGCGGGAACGGGACGGCGACGGGACGCTTCGCGTCCTGGGACGGCTCCGGGGCAGCGAGAGCGACGTGGGTCGGCTGCACGACGCGCTGAGCGGTGCGGAGGAGGTGGTGACGATCGCTCCGGCCCGCTGGCACCGCCGCCAGCAGTTCCACAGGTACGCCCGCAGCGCTGACCAGTTGGAGCGTCTGCTGCTCGACAGCCGAGCCCTGGCCCGCTGGTCGACGACTGCGTTGCAGTACGGCGAGCCGATCCCGTCGGAGCTGCCGGACGCGATCGACCGGCTCGGTCGATCGGTCGCGGAGATGCGGCGAGAGTGCCGGTCCGGTGCGAACCCGGAGGGCACCCGCCGGTTGATCGAGGAGTGCGCCGAACTGGCCGGGAGCGCCGGGGTGAGCGGGGTCGGGTCGTTCGGCGAGTCACTCGTCACCGGACTGCGTACCGCGGCCAGCGACCTGCTCCGGGCCTGCGGATACGAACCCGACGACGCCAACCGGATCGTGCGTCGGTCGGTCGGTGCCGGTCAGACGAAGGTGCACCCGCCGGCCCGGCGAACACTGCGCCGGCTGCGGCCGGCGCGGTCCACCCGGGCGCGTCGTCGCGCACACCTCGCCTCCCGCGCCCGGAACGAGAGCCGGGCCGGGCTCCCCACCGGGGGGAGACCGGCCCGGTGA
- a CDS encoding glycoside hydrolase family 65 protein: MIRERAYPVEPWHVRETRLDMDVLAQSESVFALSNGHVGLRGNLDEGEPHGLPGTYLNSFYELRPLPYAEAGYGFPESGQTIVNVTNGKLLRLLVDDEPLDVRYGELLSHERVLDLRAGTLHRELHWRSPAGREVKVRSTRLVSFTQRSVAAISYEVEAVDGPLRLIVQSELVANESLPAQSNDPRVAAVLESPLQAEEELTTPDGGQLIHRTKVSGLRVAAAMEHEVHGPDHTTIESEGYQDWVRTTIACVLKPGEKLRVIKYLTYGWSSRRSLPALRDQVGAALAGARLDGWDGLHREQRNYLDEFWDASDVLVEGDPEVQQAVRFGLFHVLQAGARAEQRPISAKGLTGPGYDGHAFWDTEMFVLPVLTYTQPSAVRSALQWRYSTLDSAKERAETLNLRGAAFPWRTIEGPESSGYWPAGTAAFHIAADIADALRRYVMVTGDTQLEREIGLELLVETARLWRSIGHHDRHGRFHIDGVTGPDEYTAVKNDNAYTNLMAQRNLLSAADVVMRYRDEALHLGVTDEEAASWRDAATSIHVPYDEELDVHQQVEGFTRLQEWDFTHTPAEKYPLLLHYPYFELYRKQVVKQADLVLAMHWRGDAFTSEQKLRNFLYYERRTVRDSSLSACTQAVLAAEVGHPELAHTYLREAALMDLHDLNENTRDGVHMASLAGAWLALVSGFGGLRDHDGELSFAPRLSSRLNRLEFSLQWRGLALRVDVRPHQTTYSLRHGGPDDVVELRHHDQRIRVTCAEPVTVPVPPAEPSGPPPEQPLGRSPLMRLPEHEE, from the coding sequence GTGATCCGGGAGCGGGCCTATCCGGTCGAGCCGTGGCACGTCCGGGAGACCCGGCTCGACATGGACGTGCTGGCCCAGTCCGAGTCGGTCTTCGCGCTCTCCAACGGGCACGTCGGCCTGCGGGGCAACCTCGACGAGGGTGAGCCGCACGGCCTGCCCGGCACCTACCTCAACTCGTTCTACGAGCTGCGTCCGCTGCCCTACGCGGAGGCGGGCTACGGCTTCCCCGAGTCCGGGCAGACGATCGTCAACGTCACCAACGGCAAACTGCTCCGGCTGCTCGTCGACGACGAGCCGCTGGACGTGCGCTACGGGGAGCTGCTGTCCCACGAGCGGGTGCTCGACCTGCGGGCCGGCACCCTGCACCGGGAGCTGCACTGGCGTTCACCGGCCGGTCGGGAGGTCAAGGTCCGCAGCACCCGCCTGGTCTCGTTCACCCAGCGGTCGGTCGCCGCCATCAGCTACGAGGTGGAGGCCGTCGACGGCCCACTGCGGCTGATCGTGCAGTCCGAGCTGGTGGCCAACGAGTCGCTGCCGGCGCAGAGCAACGACCCCCGGGTCGCGGCGGTGCTGGAGTCGCCCCTGCAGGCCGAGGAGGAGCTGACCACCCCGGACGGCGGGCAGTTGATCCACCGCACCAAGGTCTCCGGGCTGCGGGTCGCCGCCGCGATGGAGCACGAGGTGCACGGCCCGGACCACACCACCATCGAGTCCGAGGGCTACCAGGACTGGGTGCGCACGACGATCGCCTGCGTGCTCAAGCCCGGTGAGAAGCTGCGGGTGATCAAGTACCTGACGTACGGCTGGTCGAGTCGGCGGTCGCTGCCCGCGCTGCGCGACCAGGTCGGCGCGGCCCTGGCCGGCGCCCGGCTCGACGGGTGGGACGGCCTGCACCGGGAGCAGCGCAACTACCTCGACGAGTTCTGGGACGCGTCCGACGTGCTGGTCGAGGGCGACCCCGAGGTGCAGCAGGCGGTCCGGTTCGGTCTCTTCCACGTGCTGCAGGCCGGAGCACGGGCGGAGCAGCGGCCGATCTCGGCGAAGGGACTGACCGGCCCCGGTTACGACGGGCACGCGTTCTGGGACACCGAGATGTTCGTGCTGCCGGTGCTCACATACACCCAGCCGAGCGCGGTGCGCAGCGCGTTGCAGTGGCGGTACAGCACGTTGGACTCGGCGAAGGAGCGGGCCGAGACGCTCAACCTCAGGGGCGCGGCCTTCCCCTGGCGGACCATCGAAGGGCCGGAATCGTCCGGATACTGGCCGGCCGGCACCGCGGCCTTCCACATCGCCGCCGACATCGCCGACGCCCTGCGCCGCTACGTGATGGTCACCGGGGACACTCAGCTGGAACGGGAGATCGGCCTGGAACTGCTGGTGGAGACCGCCCGGCTGTGGCGCTCGATCGGCCACCACGACCGGCACGGGCGGTTCCACATCGACGGTGTCACCGGCCCGGACGAGTACACCGCCGTGAAGAACGACAACGCCTACACCAACCTGATGGCGCAACGGAACCTGCTCAGCGCCGCCGACGTGGTGATGCGCTACCGGGACGAGGCGCTCCACCTCGGGGTCACCGACGAGGAGGCCGCGAGCTGGCGGGACGCCGCCACCTCCATCCACGTCCCGTACGACGAGGAGCTCGACGTCCACCAGCAGGTGGAGGGCTTCACCCGGCTCCAGGAGTGGGACTTCACGCACACGCCGGCGGAGAAGTATCCGCTGCTGCTGCACTACCCGTACTTCGAGCTGTACCGCAAACAGGTGGTCAAGCAGGCCGACCTGGTCCTCGCGATGCACTGGCGGGGGGACGCGTTCACCAGCGAACAGAAGCTGCGCAACTTCCTCTACTACGAGCGCCGTACCGTCCGCGACTCGTCGTTGTCGGCGTGCACCCAGGCGGTGCTCGCCGCCGAGGTGGGCCACCCGGAGTTGGCGCACACCTACCTGCGTGAGGCAGCGCTGATGGACCTGCACGACCTCAACGAGAACACCCGCGACGGCGTGCACATGGCGTCGTTGGCCGGCGCGTGGCTCGCCCTGGTCAGTGGGTTCGGCGGCCTGCGCGACCACGACGGTGAGCTGTCCTTCGCGCCCCGGCTCTCCAGCCGACTCAACAGGCTGGAGTTCTCCCTGCAGTGGCGTGGGCTGGCGCTGCGGGTGGATGTCCGGCCGCACCAGACGACGTACTCGCTGCGCCACGGTGGCCCGGACGACGTGGTGGAGTTGCGCCACCACGATCAACGTATCCGGGTGACGTGTGCCGAGCCGGTGACGGTGCCGGTGCCGCCGGCCGAGCCGTCCGGCCCGCCGCCCGAGCAGCCACTCGGCCGGTCTCCGCTGATGCGTCTGCCTGAGCACGAAGAGTGA
- a CDS encoding YkvA family protein, whose protein sequence is MSREAWVLVVIAGILAIATLVGAVVLAVRVVRTRRMLTGLGAGGKVAFYGALIYTIFPIDVLPDPIYLDDMGVLAAALIYLTRLVHKRRAVGRRVPGQPNALPEGDQARRVP, encoded by the coding sequence ATGTCCCGTGAGGCGTGGGTCCTCGTGGTGATCGCCGGCATCCTGGCGATCGCCACACTCGTCGGCGCTGTGGTGCTCGCGGTGCGGGTGGTGCGTACGCGACGGATGCTGACCGGGCTCGGCGCGGGCGGAAAGGTCGCCTTCTACGGGGCGTTGATCTACACGATCTTCCCGATCGACGTGCTTCCGGACCCGATCTACCTGGACGACATGGGTGTCCTGGCCGCGGCGCTGATCTACCTGACCCGGCTCGTGCACAAGCGTCGGGCGGTCGGTCGACGCGTGCCCGGTCAGCCGAACGCCCTGCCGGAGGGGGACCAGGCACGCCGCGTGCCATGA
- a CDS encoding HAD family hydrolase, with the protein MLGLPAHVTACLFDLDGVLTQTARVHNAAWKQTFDEFLHQRAVRSGEPFQPFDPGPDYNRYVDGRPRADGVRSFLASRGIVLPEGSPDDPPDADTVNGVGNRKNVLLLQRLRTSGVEVYPGSVHYLKAASEAGLRRAVVTASANGGEVVAAAGLEPLLEARVDGLVARAQSLRGKPHPDTFLAGARLLGVDPTHAAVFEDALSGVAAGRAGGFGYVVGVDRVGQADELLAHGADVVVRDLADLLAVADPPSPARTATHQSTGGRGPA; encoded by the coding sequence GTGCTGGGCCTACCTGCTCACGTGACCGCCTGTCTCTTCGATCTGGACGGTGTGCTGACGCAGACCGCCCGCGTCCACAACGCCGCGTGGAAGCAGACGTTCGACGAGTTCCTCCACCAGCGGGCCGTCCGCTCGGGTGAACCGTTCCAACCGTTCGACCCGGGCCCGGACTACAACCGCTACGTCGACGGGAGACCCCGCGCCGACGGGGTCCGGTCGTTCCTCGCCTCCCGGGGGATAGTGCTGCCCGAGGGCAGCCCCGACGACCCGCCGGACGCCGACACCGTCAACGGCGTGGGCAACCGCAAGAACGTCCTGTTGTTGCAGCGCCTGCGCACCTCGGGCGTCGAGGTCTACCCCGGCTCGGTGCACTACCTGAAGGCCGCGAGCGAGGCCGGGCTACGCCGGGCCGTGGTGACCGCGAGCGCCAACGGTGGTGAGGTGGTCGCCGCCGCCGGGCTGGAACCACTGCTGGAGGCCCGGGTCGACGGGCTGGTCGCCCGCGCCCAGTCGTTGCGCGGCAAACCGCACCCCGACACCTTCCTGGCCGGGGCCAGGCTGCTCGGCGTCGACCCGACGCACGCCGCCGTCTTCGAGGACGCGCTGTCCGGGGTGGCCGCCGGCCGCGCCGGTGGCTTCGGCTACGTGGTCGGCGTCGACCGGGTCGGGCAGGCCGACGAGTTGCTGGCGCACGGCGCCGACGTCGTGGTGAGGGACCTCGCCGACCTGCTCGCCGTCGCCGACCCGCCGTCGCCGGCCCGCACCGCCACCCACCAGTCCACCGGTGGACGAGGTCCCGCGTGA
- a CDS encoding antitoxin — protein MDKAKDFANKHDEQVDKGMEKAGDMVDRRTGGKYTDKIDKGVDQAQARTGQGDQAR, from the coding sequence ATGGACAAGGCCAAGGACTTCGCGAACAAGCACGACGAGCAGGTCGACAAGGGCATGGAGAAGGCCGGTGACATGGTCGACAGGCGCACCGGCGGCAAGTACACCGACAAGATCGACAAGGGCGTCGACCAGGCTCAGGCGCGTACCGGCCAGGGCGACCAGGCTCGCTGA
- a CDS encoding dienelactone hydrolase family protein: MDEQAAVTIPVGDADLPADLMLPAEPTGVVLFAHGSGSSRHSPRNVAVARALNGRGLGTVLVDLLTPAEDEVDARTAELRFDIGLLASRLAGIVDWLAVQRPAGDVKIGLFGASTGAAAALVAASSRANRVGAVVSRGGRPDLAGSALAQVRTPTLLLVGGLDEEVISLNERAAVELGDVAELRIVPGATHLFEEPGTLEQVADQAGAWFTTHLNR; encoded by the coding sequence ATGGACGAACAGGCAGCGGTGACGATTCCGGTCGGGGACGCGGACCTGCCCGCTGACCTGATGCTGCCGGCTGAGCCGACTGGTGTGGTCCTCTTCGCGCACGGCAGCGGCAGCTCCCGACACAGCCCGCGCAACGTGGCGGTGGCCCGTGCGCTGAACGGTCGAGGGCTCGGCACGGTGCTCGTGGACCTGCTCACCCCGGCCGAGGACGAGGTGGACGCGCGCACCGCCGAACTCCGGTTCGACATCGGGCTGCTGGCCAGCCGGCTGGCCGGGATCGTCGACTGGTTGGCGGTGCAACGACCGGCCGGTGACGTGAAGATCGGTCTGTTCGGGGCCAGTACGGGCGCCGCCGCCGCACTCGTCGCGGCGTCGTCGCGCGCGAACCGGGTGGGTGCCGTGGTCAGCCGAGGCGGTCGACCGGACCTGGCCGGGAGCGCCCTGGCCCAGGTGCGTACCCCGACGTTGCTGCTGGTCGGTGGCCTGGACGAGGAGGTGATCTCCCTCAACGAGCGGGCGGCGGTTGAGTTGGGGGACGTCGCCGAGCTGCGGATCGTCCCCGGTGCCACCCACCTCTTCGAGGAGCCCGGGACGCTTGAGCAGGTGGCCGACCAGGCGGGTGCCTGGTTCACCACCCACCTCAACCGATGA
- a CDS encoding hemerythrin domain-containing protein, with protein MTEPQTTDDRDVVDVLVADHSAVEALFVELETRQGAPEHRRHLVDVVIAELVRHSVAEEAYVYPIARKALPDGDEIADREIAEHAEAERTMKELESADPTGSRFDELLAHLTRTIRHHVREEENELFPRLRAATAREELVDVAAKVEAVKEIGPTRPHPGTPDHPPANRLLAPGIGLVDRLRDALSGRPTSVDELREQKQR; from the coding sequence ATGACCGAACCACAGACCACCGACGACCGTGACGTCGTCGACGTCCTGGTCGCCGACCACAGTGCCGTCGAGGCGCTCTTCGTCGAGTTGGAGACTCGGCAGGGCGCCCCCGAACACCGCCGCCACCTCGTCGACGTGGTGATCGCCGAACTCGTCCGCCACTCGGTCGCGGAGGAGGCGTACGTCTATCCGATCGCGCGTAAGGCACTGCCCGACGGCGACGAGATCGCCGATCGCGAGATCGCGGAGCACGCCGAGGCCGAGCGGACCATGAAGGAGTTGGAGTCGGCCGACCCGACCGGCAGCCGCTTCGACGAGTTGCTGGCCCACCTGACGCGCACGATCCGGCACCACGTGCGGGAGGAGGAGAACGAACTCTTTCCCCGGCTCCGGGCGGCGACGGCCCGGGAGGAACTTGTCGACGTGGCCGCCAAGGTGGAGGCGGTCAAGGAGATCGGTCCGACCCGGCCGCACCCGGGCACCCCCGACCACCCGCCGGCGAACAGGCTGCTCGCTCCCGGCATCGGCCTGGTCGACCGGCTGCGCGACGCGTTGAGCGGGCGACCGACCTCAGTGGACGAGCTGCGCGAGCAGAAGCAACGCTGA